TAATCTTCGCCATAAGCTATATCTCTAAAGCTGAGGCTAAGACTATTGTATGGCCATGCGTTTTTTAATATATCACAATGCACCTTTTGTATATAGTTTATGAATCATGTTCTTGTTTCCTTTTCCCCCCGAATCTGCAGTACCACTGAGCTTTGATAATGTAATTGTTTTTCAGGTCCAGTAACCAATGTTCTGATAGTAACGCCAAAACGAGTAAATCTGCCACCGCTACAACCATTACACAAAGTTTGCTCAGCAAATGGGGAGGCTGAACGGGGGGCAGTAATTCTTCCTCGGCCTGAAAATGATGTTCCAATTCTTGGAAAGAAAACCTCCATTTTTATGGAGCGCTACTTGGATGAGCTTCAGGTTGGGTGATTTTGCTTTGTCTTTCATTTGGTGCCAtaagcctaccccaacttgtttgggacttaaaggctttgttgttgttgttttcatTTGGTGCCATACATCTTACAAGTTTCATTTACATATTTCTTTCTGTTGCATCTTATGTTTTTTTTATATGGGGTCCATAAGCATGGTGGTTCCTCCAGGTTATTTGATTTTGGGCTGAATGCTCAGAATGGCACTCCAAACCAACAGGGAACAGAATGGAGAGAGAGATACTTGGAGTTGCAGGATCTCTTTGTACACGAGGTCCTCCATCAGATGCCATCCTTGAGGAACCCATGATACGCATGCTATTGTCAATTAATAGTAGAGATCATTAAAAAATGGCAGAGATTTTTGTCAACACAATAACTTAACCTGGAaaatccttttttttttgcattacATTTCAATTATTCTAGTCTCAATAGTTTATGGTAGCATAATCAAGTTAGCGCCAGAAGCATATTGCAGTTCTATGCATGCTGTGTTTTTGTTCAGCCATGGAGACATATGTTTttaacatgttgtgtaggataaTTTGTGGTATCAAAATAGTGATTTCAATTCAAGTGGTGGCTGTGGGGTGTAATTGAGGGTGCCTTTGGCTGGCTGCGAGGAATGTTTCAGTTTCAGATTTTCAGTAAAATCACTAGAATCGCTGCCAAAAATCACTTAACTGATTCTTAGTTTTGTACTAGTCTAGAGAAACACCAAAAACCTGGTTTCTTTTTATTGTAGTTCTAATTTCAACAACCTAGCGAGCTAGCTAAATAATGTGATTTTGATTCTAGTTCTCAAGTGATTTGAAACTTTTCTATGAGAATATGGATTTGAAATGTTTCTACGAGAATTTGGAACCATGCTAAAGTATAAAATGCTGAGATGTGGTAGAGTATAAACTGGAACAGTGAAATGGTGCAGAGAGTGGCCAATTATGAAGTACAATAACCTTAGGTGCTGTTTGGTTGAGGAGCAAGAGGTTACAGCGGTCCTGAGTGGAATATTCCTCAAGATTTTAGGACGagattgctcaaaaaaaaaaacaaatcgaaCGAGCTCGTCTCGTACCTAATGCCATCTTCCTCGTGGGAAATTTAAATATTTGTCATCGTTGCCACTTGCGATGACATCGTCCCGAACGATGGCAAAAATTCCCCAACCTAGCGAGTGGGGTTAGAGCTGGCAAGGACACACGACCAGTGGCGCGGTCTGCGGCAAGCGGGGCCGCGGCAGGGGGGTGGTGAGCGTATGGCATGGGCACAGGTGGGCTGCAGAGACGGGCTTGGACAAGTGAGTAGTATGGCTGGGCGGTGGCGGGCAGGTCGAGGGCACGGCAGGGATGGGCGGTGGTACTGTGGTAGTGTGAGCATCTGCCATGGCAGTGTCACGGACGTGACGTGGTCACGGGCCAGCACGCGGATGCGAGCGTGTCCACGATTTATTATATGATATATATGTGGGCCCCATAGTTAAAGGGCAAAAAACACATGTTTGTATGACAAGTCGCATAGTTAACGGGTCATCTGCTATCTCGTCTATACCATCCCTAGACAAACATGAAAATAGAATCACTTCATTCTTGAACCATTCCGTCCTAAAAGCAAAGATGCAAACATTCCATTTTTTTACTCGTTCTCCAACCAAACACACTGAAATAATACTGTACAGTGCGAATTATGCGACCTGCTAGCATTCGTATGCCTGGTGGAACCTCAATTGGCCGATCGCAAGTCCATTAGAACACCCAAGTTAATCGATCAACTTAATCTGTGGCTCAATATTAAGAGCACACCCAAGTTAGCGGTGGATGGTTTAGGTTTGTATTAAAAAAATCATCAGCCTTCCCCGCTACACAAAATCAACCTGGCTTAAGTGGTTTGGTTGAGGCGTTTAATAGAGCACCGGGTAGCTTCTACTATGGGTTCTTGCGCACTGTAGCAAGATGTTTCTCTTTTCTCCTAAAATAAACTATGTTAAAGTCACTTTTTTTTTGCTTTACTGCCTCTGGACACTTTTCTTCCAAAATAGACTACGCCAATGTTATAATTATATTTTTTTGCTTCAATGGCTCTAACCCTCCATGTGTAGCATccgccaaagccaaagccaaagccaaagccattTGAAGCATGCCAAAGAAGGCCTAAAGCTATTTATGGTAAATTCAAGGGATCCGGAGCTCTGCATGAGCACGCTATGTGTTCCCTTGTTATTGCCTGCCAATCGCAGGACGTGATCACCGGCAACAGGAAAACAGGAGAACAAAGCCAGTCACCCTCAGCTAGCCCCTAAATCCAATCCGTACCCGTCACCTAGGCTGGATGCCGCCCCTGACCCTCAGCCTTTCCCTGGCGAACTCGCCGGAGACCGGCGCTCGCCTGTGTCGCGGCACCACCGGCGCCCCAAACTCCTGCTGCGGTTCGTCCTGGGCCCTATGTTTCGCCGGCGGCTCCTCGCCAATTGCTTCGTCGGCTGCTGATTCCTGTGCGTCCTCCACCGTGCTGCTGCTCCAGCCGAACTCCACCATGCGCTGCTGATAGCACTTCATGGCCACCACCAGCATGAACACCGCCCAGCCGCGCGCCACCGTGGACGAGACGTTCCAGACCAGGGTGAAGACGGCTGCCACCACAGCCTTCTTGTGGGAGCACGACTCCCAGGCGTCCCTCACCCTCTCTAGCCAAAACTTGCCTGCACGACAAGGAAATCATCAACCAATAAGCAGTCGAAATCAGTGCCTAGTTTGAAACGGGCCGGGGAAAAAAATATGTCCGTATATATGTCCTCCCACGTTTACGttactctattttttttcttagcGGAAAACATTGCTGTACTTTTTAGAGAAATTGAGTACTAGACGAGCCATTATGGTGGCATTTTTCCCTTTCATGGATGGTCAGGTGAGGTGCCATATGTGCTTTTCGCCTTTGCACATGCTATCATGCAGCTAGATTATTAAGTCCGGACATGTGAAAGCAGTAGGGTCTAGTTTAAGTGCTAGTGCCCTGGTATCATGAAAAAGTTTACATACATGCATGGAAGGGAACCAAGCATAAAGTTCACTGCATCATTTCTTTTACTGAACTTGTCCTCTTTCTACAATCATCAGTAACACCGATAATATGGCACAAGAATGTAGGCAGTACTTCTATAAGCTacattatcatcaacttttaaacAACTTTGATGGGGAAAGAGGGAATCCTTAAGAATTTCAAAGGATTCGGTTCAATATATAGAAGTGGGATTTGTGAAAAAAAACAAGTTAAAAGGCTATTCGGCAGGGGctgaaaaataagccaaaatattgttccggctaattATTGTGAGGAAAAATTCATGTGAACAGTGATTTTTGAGTGCGCTGGCCAGCCCAGCCGAACGCGCTGTAAGTCTTTGGACAGTGACGAGCCATCTACCATCTTCACTCACTGACGCGATTGATGACTCTGATAGATGACTAGTGGCGGACTTAACGGAATTCTTTGTCACAATCAGCTTCGTTCTTAATCACATGTTGATGCTTCCACTTTATTATGGCTGATCATGGCTGATCTAATTAGTAAAGATGACTCAAGGTTTTCCTCAAAATTATCGCTCAAATTAAAGGGCATCGCCAGACGCTAAATAAAGAATCGAAGTGGGCAAGTGGCAGACATGGTAGCCCAACAACATCACACGGGAACGGGGAAACATCTAGACATGTGGTTGTTGAGATGGCAGGCAACAAGTATGTCACGCACGACTCACGAGCCTAATTGTTGTTTATATCTTTTTGTGGACaaggtaccgtttagttccacttcattttgcaaaaaatttcaagattccccatcaaatcgaatctttggacgcatgtatgaagcattaaatataaataaaaaataaaattaattacacagtttagacgaaattcacgagacgaatcttttaagcctaattagactatgattggacactaattgtcaaataacaacaaaaatgctacagtCCTATTTCGCTAAAAAATTTGCAAACTAAATAAGGCCCAAATGCTGATGGGTTGGTGAGCAAACACCAAAACAGATGACCCTACAAACAGAGGGGACAGCTAGCAAGGATGGGAGACCAGATCTAGGATGTGAAATGACTAGTAGTGTGTTTCCTGGAGACTGCGCTACAACTTCAAAAGGGCAAAGCTAGGAAGGATCAGCACTGGCAGTAAATATCATGCCCTGTGGGTGAAAGAATCCTGAACTCCCCGTTCGGCTTAACCAGAAACGGTctgttcgacttgttttttcagccaaaacagtatttttctctcacaacaatttagccagaacagtatttttcagccagtttcagccaataATAACAGTTCATACGACTAAAATATTGTAGCAATAATAACAGTTCATACGACTAAAATATTCCTTACCAACAGAGTAGTGCATAACAAAAACTACCCTTAagcaataaaaaatattattgtttGCTACTCCTCTCTCTCCCTGGCTGGAAGGGTGGAAGAGTTTTTATTTATCTGAGGGAACCTACACTACTGTTCACGTGGGTCTTATGTATATGAACTAAGTCCACATATATTGTAGTTGCCCTTAGTGATGCGAGTGTCTGATTAAATAAGTTAAATTTTCTTAGCTACTCCTAACCAACCAAGAAGATTGTAATCAATCAATCTTAAATTTAATCTTAAATGTAACCCACACCTGTTTTACATGTAGCTAATATTGTGCTATCCACATAAGGCCTTGTTTGATGCACGTGTATCTAttttaatccacatgtgttgaagtggattagaatggaatttagtttaattctacTTCAATCCATTTCAAGACACGCGGATTGAGGATGAATATATGCGCATCCAAATAAGGTGAAAAGTAATTttaaaactaacctaacatggtTTGGTTACTAAACTAATCCAAAGAGTAAACAAGGTTTGTAGTGCATGACACCAGCGATGAGATGAGAATGAAAGTAATACTACTGTAGTCGTTTGGAAAGATTCTCTTCCTTTTTTGCCCCCATTGAACGAAAGAATACGAAAAGGAAAGGACACAAGGAGGTGTGGGCTCACTAGGGACAGCATCCATCAGTTTCATACCGTTCGAGCATGGGCCACAGCGTAAAATGACAATCAACCTCTCCTTACCAGTCGAAAAACGCTCGCATGTGCAAAAGGTAGGAGGAATAACCgagcacgcccccccccccccccccccccccccccctcctactACGGGAAGTTACTTGGGCTAATATAACTTTTGCTTTGCCTCGAATCCGAATAAGTGATCATTTACTCTTACCAACAACACGCCTACACTGTCACTTCTACTAGTTTATTAGCTAACCTAGGTTGAAGAATGCAAACAAGTAATGATTCTCTTTGGAGATGGTAAACATTAAAGTGTAGCTCCAAAATCATTCTTCGTTTATACATCATCTTGTTGTCTGCATGAGGATAAGGCCTGGTTTGGATACGAAGCatttttggagttttagaaaaataccataaTTTTATGAAATACTTTGTTTTTAAAGTGCCATAAAGTGTTTGGGTGCAATAAACTTTATGGTATTGCTGAAACAGTAGTCTTTTTGAAGTTTTAAAAACTCTACTCTagacttttttttaaaaaccaCGGTTTCACACATCAATGGTTTTAAAACCACAGTTTTTTGATACTATGATTTCTTAATACTACAAtatccaaacagggccaataTTCTAGTGTACTAACAATAAAATTTTATCTTGATCTTCTGTTTCCTGCCCTAGTTTTATTGCATATGACAACTCTCTTGAATCTTGTGTCAAATTTAAATCCATACTATGTGGCAGAAGTTGAGAGCTTTATCACTTACTACCTTCGTCcttaaaagaatgcaattctcgtaTTTCGAGGAGTTAAACAATTTAGACTTTGACTTAAGTTATATACAAAATTACTAAGATTCTTGATACCTTTGATCAAACTAGTGAATATATTTTAAAATAAATTTATTCagaaatataaatattaatattatttattGTAACCTTTGATCAAACTCGAGTTAATTTCGTCGGCACGGATCCTATAATTTCATTGTTTCATGGACAAAGGAGTACTTACCGTATCGTGCCAACTGCGTGGAGTAAGAGGAGCACACCTTCGGGATGATGAAGACCCCAAAGAACACTGCAAACGCAGCCAGAACAAAGGCACGAAAAGTCAGTGACTGCAGTACCTCTCCCTGTACCTTTATCTGTACATGTAAAGTTGCTCACGCTCCTGGTTCCAACATACATTTCCTATGGTTAAAGCTAAAGTTACTGCATCATGACTGTAACAAAACTCTTCCTGAAAGGCTAAAAATACCCGTCCCATGGCTTGGCTCTGAGTTCGGATCTTTCGGTTTCTTGTTGAAATGCATGTATTATCAGATGTAGGAGGTACTACTACTTACCCAGTTTAGCCAGTGTCCAGAGGGTGACAAAATTGCCACACCGGGCCATCGCAAACAGTAGCAGTGCCAGCTGCAGACCAGAGCACATGTGTCTACTTGTCAGTACAAATCCAGAGATGCGCGTCGTCTATGCATTGCAGGCATCTATGCCAGATACTACCAGATAGTAcagtgttttcttcttctttttgcctAATATTCACATGAACACACAGCACTTTTCTCTGTTTTTACCTACCTTCATGGTGGTCGCAGGCTCACCGGAGAAGAGAGACCTCAGATTCAGGAGCACCTCATTGATGTATGGCAGCACCAGCCTCAGCAGCCAGATGGCCTCCTCCTCCCCAACCAGGTAGCACCTCTCGCCAATGCCTTCATCGTCACACTCCACATTTTCACCCCTGCATTTTTACCCAGCAGTGAAAAGTTACCATGGTTAATGACACAACAAGCGATTTACTTTGAATTTGCTTGCGCGTGATTATGCTGGTCCTCTGAGGAGATTAGCCTTTTACCTGTTCAGTATGGACTTCCGCAAGAACCGTAGACCAAGGTAGATTAGGCCTGCATATGACGCTGCCGTGATTGTGCTGCAGAATGCACAAAGTTTGGCGGGGAAGGTTAGGTAATTGCTGTCAGTTTTGTTACTGTCAACGCTTTTAGATTCTGGTAACTTCAGAGTTACAGGTGCAGCAAATGTTGAACAGCGAGTTACTTGAAATTTAGGTCTTTGGCGTAGGAGGAAGAGATGAGCAAGAAAGGAAATGGAACAAGAGCCATCAGACCCTGACTGATTCTTGAACTAGCATATCAGATTCTTTGTGTTGTTGGGAACAAAAGCATATCGATTGGTGTCATGGAGGCTGACATTACCAATATTCTGCATTCTTGCTTGACTTCTGCTGGGTTGAGATGGTCTTCCTTGaatctcctcatactcttcaaCTTCAAACCAAGACAATTAATCGAAAAAATAATAAAACTTGACGACAAACAGGTAAATGCTATTCACCAGGAGGACTGCTGGCAGGCTCTGTCTTCGGAATCCTGCGGCCAACCGCCGGCAAAGCTTTCTtctctggatatatatatataagtaatatAAATAGATTGCATAACTGGAGAGCCCACAAACTAGGTGATGCTAAAATTACATCTAGGCTGACTTTTCAGAATCAAAGTTACCTGGAGAAGCAGGTTTTGCCGGCTCGAAGTTGGTCATGCGGTGAACGACTATCGGTGTCGCCTTCTTCTCGACTGCATTCCGGGTGGATCGGAGCAGCGAGTGATGTGAGACAGAGATTGAACTGAATTAGCGTGAGTTTTGCATTTGGTGGAATAGAAATTCACCTGGTGGAGGGGTCATGGGTTCCGGGTTGATTGCTCGGAGATCGACCGCCGAGGCTAATTTCTTCCCTGGACCATCCACGAATAGAAAATTAAGACCGCATTCGCGGGTCGTTCATATATGGATCGAATCCATCTCAGCCAAAAACGCAAAAAAGGGCGAAGTGATCGAAGGACTAAAATTCACCTGGAGGCGGTTTCACCGGCTCTGAGTTGGTCGCTCTCTCTTCTTCTACCGACGGCGTGGGCTTAATACCTGCTACATTCGCGGTGATGCAGTTGGGAGGCAAGAACACAACAgtcaggaaatgaaaagaaaagcaaAGAAAATGTGGAGGAGAAAATAGGGACAAAATTGGCAGAGGCACCTTTTGTCGGTGGCTCAAGATCttgctcgtcgtcgtcctccactGCAATACGGCAGCAATTGAAGAGCACAGTGACATTATTAGTGAGTTCATCGACAAGTGAATCTGGCAAAGACACTACGACAGTGGGGGAAGTAACTAAGGATTCTTGCCTTGGTCCAGAGCAGTTTGTTCGTCGTCAATGGCCATGTGATCCTGATCCAgcatctccttctcctcctcctctgtctccAACTCATCGTCCAATaattcatcctcctcctcgtcgtcgtccaaCTCCTCATCTGGTTGTTGCACCACGTTCTTGGCGTCTGCCGCCGCGGCCTTGTGCACTTCCACGACCACCACCTCCTTGACCTCGCCGGTGGCCGCCGCGGGCGCCACCTTCTTCTCGGGCGTGGATACCCGCGCCACGGCCCGCCTGGCAACCAccgcagtggtggtggtggccgtcgTCACGGAGGCGGCTGCGGCGGCAGCGTCGGAGCGTGACTTGCGGAGGTCCCCGATCGCGGTGACCGGCTCAGAAGCCTTCCAGCTGCGCCTCTTcttggcggccgcggcggtggcggctgccGCGGCACCGGCGCCGTTGCCCTCGCTCTGGTTGCGGCGCAGGCGGCGGTAGACCCGCATGCCCTCCTCGTCCGCTGGCtcgtcggcggcgccggcgctgAAGACCTTGACGCCGCCCTTGACCTCGTCCATCTTCATCCGCGCCTCCCACACCGACGACGCCAATGTggcgccggcggcgctcctggtgGACTGCACCGACACGCGCCTCCGTCCACCAGTGGCGGTACTGGAAACCGTGCCCCCCGTCTGCATTGCTTTATGCCTTGGCCTTGCTGCTGGGCGCCGTGGTTGTGCTCTGCGCTTGGTTGCTTGCGCTTGGAGGCTCCTGGTCCGGGTGCTCCTTCCCTTCTGGTGGCGCTGCGGGCTGTCCCCTCCTGAAATTCCTTCCCTGCTCTGCCTTCTGCTGCACTCAATCTCGGAGTTGGGGCGAGAGTGAGTGAGTGGGAGAGCAGGGTGCCGCAGGCTTTACCGTTGTGAATCCGAGGGGGTCCTTTACCCTTT
This DNA window, taken from Miscanthus floridulus cultivar M001 chromosome 13, ASM1932011v1, whole genome shotgun sequence, encodes the following:
- the LOC136501055 gene encoding reticulon-like protein B21, which encodes MQTGGTVSSTATGGRRRVSVQSTRSAAGATLASSVWEARMKMDEVKGGVKVFSAGAADEPADEEGMRVYRRLRRNQSEGNGAGAAAAATAAAAKKRRSWKASEPVTAIGDLRKSRSDAAAAAASVTTATTTTAVVARRAVARVSTPEKKVAPAAATGEVKEVVVVEVHKAAAADAKNVVQQPDEELDDDEEEDELLDDELETEEEEKEMLDQDHMAIDDEQTALDQVEDDDEQDLEPPTKAGIKPTPSVEEERATNSEPVKPPPGKKLASAVDLRAINPEPMTPPPVEKKATPIVVHRMTNFEPAKPASPEKKALPAVGRRIPKTEPASSPPVEEYEEIQGRPSQPSRSQARMQNIGNVSLHDTNRYAFGLMALVPFPFLLISSSYAKDLNFNTITAASYAGLIYLGLRFLRKSILNRGENVECDDEGIGERCYLVGEEEAIWLLRLVLPYINEVLLNLRSLFSGEPATTMKLALLLFAMARCGNFVTLWTLAKLVFFGVFIIPKVCSSYSTQLARYGKFWLERVRDAWESCSHKKAVVAAVFTLVWNVSSTVARGWAVFMLVVAMKCYQQRMVEFGWSSSTVEDAQESAADEAIGEEPPAKHRAQDEPQQEFGAPVVPRHRRAPVSGEFARERLRVRGGIQPR